The Enterobacter kobei genome has a segment encoding these proteins:
- the rsuA gene encoding 16S rRNA pseudouridine(516) synthase RsuA has protein sequence MRLDKFIAQQLGVSRAIAGREIRASRVTVDGDIVRDSAFKLQPEHQVEYDGNPLTQQNGPRYFMLHKPEGYVCSTDDPDHPTVLYFLDEPVAHKLHAAGRLDIDTTGLVLMTDDGQWSHRITSPRHHCEKTYLVTLESPVADDTAEQFAKGVQLHNEKDLTKPAVLDVITPTEVRLTISEGRYHQVKRMFAAVGNRVVGLHRERIGAIALDPDLAPGEYRPLTEEEIASVGLPSH, from the coding sequence ATGCGACTTGATAAGTTTATCGCTCAGCAACTCGGCGTAAGCCGCGCTATTGCCGGGCGCGAAATTCGCGCCAGCCGCGTTACCGTGGATGGCGACATTGTGAGAGACAGCGCTTTCAAACTTCAACCTGAGCATCAGGTTGAATACGACGGCAATCCGCTGACCCAGCAGAACGGCCCGCGCTACTTCATGCTCCACAAGCCGGAAGGCTACGTCTGCTCAACGGACGATCCCGATCACCCGACGGTACTCTATTTCCTCGACGAACCGGTGGCACATAAGCTGCATGCCGCGGGCCGCCTCGACATCGACACCACCGGGCTGGTGCTGATGACCGACGACGGGCAGTGGTCACACCGTATTACTTCCCCACGCCACCACTGCGAGAAAACCTATCTGGTCACGCTGGAGTCGCCGGTTGCGGATGACACGGCAGAGCAATTCGCGAAAGGCGTTCAGCTGCATAATGAAAAAGACCTGACTAAACCGGCGGTGCTGGACGTGATCACGCCGACGGAAGTCCGTCTTACCATCAGCGAAGGGCGTTACCATCAGGTTAAACGCATGTTTGCCGCAGTGGGTAACCGCGTTGTCGGTCTGCATCGCGAACGTATTGGCGCAATCGCGCTCGATCCCGACCTGGCGCCTGGCGAATATCGCCCGCTGACGGAAGAAGAGATCGCCAGCGTCGGTCTGCCTTCGCACTAA